AGTACATTCTTACAGCGCATTCATTTAAGAAAGGATTGAATAATGGTTTTCTCAAATACAATCAGTCAATATTTCAATGGGAAGATCAAATTCGGCTTGCAGACGTCGCGACGACCCTTTCAAATTTTGGCTGTAAAGTACTAGTTAGTAACGCTGATGCTCCCGCGATCCGAGCT
The genomic region above belongs to candidate division KSB1 bacterium and contains:
- a CDS encoding DNA adenine methylase — encoded protein: MNNGFLKYNQSIFQWEDQIRLADVATTLSNFGCKVLVSNADAPAIRALYPTFHVITIERSSVIAASSRHRKTVSECLFVS